A single window of Nicotiana sylvestris chromosome 5, ASM39365v2, whole genome shotgun sequence DNA harbors:
- the LOC104214413 gene encoding double-stranded RNA-binding protein 2-like, translating into MYKNQLQELAQRSCFNLPSYTCIREGPDHAPRFKATVNFNGEIFESPNYCSTLRQAEHSAAEVALNALASRGPSNSLAARILDETGVYKNLLQEVSQRVGALLPTYTTFRSGVGHLPIFTCIVELAGVTFTGEPAKNKKQAEKNAAMTAWSSLKLLAQQSESSVPDRGKNDEQEHVTVARALREYILKAKLAKVPFPIKFPIPNPRPSSIQQLPSSTSKILPLICPRTAARTRPVSPLCVKTASQSRPISTTGSNTSLSPRTAQAISSIINESFSMESHSVRADKFPVVGAAPYIPIRHFGPHHRMAPPVTIRNAVPVFSAPQLPPPSQSPRAMRPPGFGVAPPVCVRQTVPVYAAPPTRSEELPALDPALELRKPLFSRTAPVRVEEQLALKEPEIQVHDSSIKVAPSPQCLSGVHVEERPGSRVQPAQLEKPTDFNILPVQVDPVASKNSATPTGVTGIAADRKLQESEEIEKLEQLKI; encoded by the exons ATGTATAAGAACCAGCTACAGGAGCTGGCACAGAGGAGCTGCTTCAACTTGCCGTCCTACACATGTATAAGAGAAGGTCCCGATCACGCGCCGCGGTTCAAGGCGACGGTGAACTTCAACGGCGAGATTTTCGAGAGTCCTAACTACTGCTCCACACTTCGTCAGGCCGAGCACTCCGCCGCTGAGGTTGCACTCAATGCACTCGCTAGTCGTGGTCCTTCTAACTCCCTCGCCGCTAGAATTCTC GATGAGACGGGGGTATATAAGAATCTACTACAGGAAGTTTCACAAAGAGTAGGAGCATTATTGCCAACATATACAACCTTTAGGTCTGGTGTAGGACACCTTCCCATCTTTACCTGCATAGTAGAATTGGCAGGCGTCACATTTACGGGAGAGCCAGCTAAGAATAAGAAGCAAGCTGAAAAGAATGCAGCAATGACAGCCTGGTCATCTCTGAAACTAT TGGCACAGCAGTCTGAAAGTTCAGTACCAGATAGAGGTAAAAATGATGAGCAGGAGCATGTAACTGTGGCACGTGCTCTGAGAGAGTATATTTTGAAGGCAAAACTGGCTAAAGTACCATTTCCAATTAAATTTCCAATACCTAATCCCAGACCATCAAGTATACAGCAGCTTCCATCTTCAACATCAAAAATCCTTCCACTAATATGCCCAAGAACTGCTGCTCGCACTAGACCAGTCAGTCCATTATGTGTAAAAACTGCTTCTCAAAGTCGACCTATTAGTACTACAGGAAGTAATACATCCTTGAGTCCAAGAACAGCACAAGCAATCAGTAGTATTATAAATGAAAGCTTTTCCATGGAGAGCCACAGTGTTCGAGCAGATAAGTTCCCTGTCGTTGGCGCAGCACCATATATTCCTATCAGGCATTTTGGCCCACACCATAGAATGGCGCCTCCAGTGACAATAAGGAATGCAGTTCCTGTTTTCTCCGCACCACAACTTCCGCCACCATCTCAATCTCCAAGGGCAATGAGGCCACCAGGATTCGGAGTGGCACCACCTGTCTGTGTAAGACAGACAGTGCCAGTTTATGCTGCTCCCCCTACACGGTCAGAGGAACTACCGGCGTTAGATCCAGCACTTGAATTAAGGAAACCCCTATTTTCTAGAACTGCACCTGTTCGAGTTGAGGAACAACTGGCTCTAAAGGAACCTGAAATTCAGGTGCATGACTCATCGATTAAAGTAGCTCCATCACCACAATGCCTCTCAGGGGTCCATGTTGAGGAGCGACCAGGCTCTCGAGTCCAACCAGCTCAGCTAGAGAAGCCAACTGATTTTAACATTTTACCAGTTCAAGTTGATCCAGTGGCTTCAAAGAACTCAGCAACGCCAACAGGTGTGACTGGGATTGCAGCTGACAGGAAGCTGCAAGAGTCTGAAGAGATAGAGAAATTGGAACAGCTGAAGATCTGA